In Arachis stenosperma cultivar V10309 chromosome 1, arast.V10309.gnm1.PFL2, whole genome shotgun sequence, one DNA window encodes the following:
- the LOC130935754 gene encoding uncharacterized protein LOC130935754 isoform X2, whose translation MKKLTAIVSIFVILTFSFHEIAYVSSSPLLHHAKQVHEEKSSTVRNLEQDQKHAGEVHCSRERSRAARKVIEQYLTPFVERENYHFSRNCRLHPENDIFRDQEEHKIFVDRHDWRCGYCRKVFREEKFLDQHFDNRHSNLLNVSHDNCLADLCGALHCDAVMNSKFSRTKCYPAAAAKNRHLCEGPSASRLHELFIHQFCDAHTCSGKRKPFSRGGKEQSSFFRLAAGALILVLLPVFYLFLYLVQSDMKGRTQELRRISKAGWKVKPS comes from the exons ATGAAGAAGCTCACTGCAATTGTTTCCATTTTCGTGATCTTAACATTCTCTTTTCATGAAATTGCGTAtgtttcttcatctcctctctTACACCACGCAAAACAG GTTCACGAAGAGAAATCTTCTACTGTAAG AAATCTTGAACAGGATCAAAAGCATGCTGGTGAAGTGCATTGCTCTAGGGAAAGAAGTAGGGCAGCTCGGAAAGTGATAGAACAG TACTTGACACCGTTTGTTGAGCGAGAAAACTATCATTTTTCAAGAAACTGTAGACTTCACCCTGAAAATGATATATTCAGGGATCAGGAGGAGCATAAAATTTTCGTAGACAGGCATGATTGGCGGTGTGGATATTGTAGAAAAGTTTTCCGTGAAGAAAAATTTCTTGATCAGCATTTTGATAACAGGCACTCCAATCTTCTGAATGTA AGTCATGATAATTGCTTGGCTGATTTATGTGGAGCATTGCATTGTGATGCTGTTATGAATTCCAAGTTCTCTAGAACTAAGTGTTATCCAGCAGCTGCTGCAAAAAACCGTCACCTATGTGAG GGGCCATCAGCAAGCCGTCTTCATG AATTGTTTATACACCAGTTTTGTGATGCTCACACCTGCTCAGGGAAACGGAAGCCCTTCTCTAGAGGAGGCAAG GAGCAAAGTAGTTTCTTCCGCCTGGCTGCTGGAGCATTGATCTTGGTGCTACTTCCTGTGttctatctttttctttatcttgTTCAAAG TGATATGAAGGGTCGAACTCAGGAGCTTCGTCGCATCTCAAAAGCAGGATGGAAAGTCAAACCATCATGA
- the LOC130935754 gene encoding uncharacterized protein LOC130935754 isoform X1, which produces MKKLTAIVSIFVILTFSFHEIAYVSSSPLLHHAKQVHEEKSSTVRNLEQDQKHAGEVHCSRERSRAARKVIEQYLTPFVERENYHFSRNCRLHPENDIFRDQEEHKIFVDRHDWRCGYCRKVFREEKFLDQHFDNRHSNLLNVSHDNCLADLCGALHCDAVMNSKFSRTKCYPAAAAKNRHLCESLADSCFSISQGPSASRLHELFIHQFCDAHTCSGKRKPFSRGGKEQSSFFRLAAGALILVLLPVFYLFLYLVQSDMKGRTQELRRISKAGWKVKPS; this is translated from the exons ATGAAGAAGCTCACTGCAATTGTTTCCATTTTCGTGATCTTAACATTCTCTTTTCATGAAATTGCGTAtgtttcttcatctcctctctTACACCACGCAAAACAG GTTCACGAAGAGAAATCTTCTACTGTAAG AAATCTTGAACAGGATCAAAAGCATGCTGGTGAAGTGCATTGCTCTAGGGAAAGAAGTAGGGCAGCTCGGAAAGTGATAGAACAG TACTTGACACCGTTTGTTGAGCGAGAAAACTATCATTTTTCAAGAAACTGTAGACTTCACCCTGAAAATGATATATTCAGGGATCAGGAGGAGCATAAAATTTTCGTAGACAGGCATGATTGGCGGTGTGGATATTGTAGAAAAGTTTTCCGTGAAGAAAAATTTCTTGATCAGCATTTTGATAACAGGCACTCCAATCTTCTGAATGTA AGTCATGATAATTGCTTGGCTGATTTATGTGGAGCATTGCATTGTGATGCTGTTATGAATTCCAAGTTCTCTAGAACTAAGTGTTATCCAGCAGCTGCTGCAAAAAACCGTCACCTATGTGAG AGTCTTGCTGACAGTTGCTTTTCCATAAGCCAGGGGCCATCAGCAAGCCGTCTTCATG AATTGTTTATACACCAGTTTTGTGATGCTCACACCTGCTCAGGGAAACGGAAGCCCTTCTCTAGAGGAGGCAAG GAGCAAAGTAGTTTCTTCCGCCTGGCTGCTGGAGCATTGATCTTGGTGCTACTTCCTGTGttctatctttttctttatcttgTTCAAAG TGATATGAAGGGTCGAACTCAGGAGCTTCGTCGCATCTCAAAAGCAGGATGGAAAGTCAAACCATCATGA